The genomic DNA CATCTAACGCGGGTTTCCGCTGCCCGCCGCCTCTCCTTTCGTCCTCCAACACGGGGCGAGGAGGCAGGCCACCCCACGTCCGGGCGGTGGGACCCACCCGCGGCCCCAGGGCGATCAGGGCCTCGCTTCCGCCCTCGCCCGTCCGTGCCTACTCCTAGGCCTCGGTGGCGTGTTCCGCCAGCTCCCTCCTTCTGACTTCTCCGAGCCCCCCATGTCCACCTGTCCCCCTGGCATCACCTCCTCGTCTTCCTCCGCCCTGCCCGATTGGGCGCGCCCTCGTGAGGCCGTCCATCGGGGCCCCCGGTCCGAGCTGGCCGCCCTCCTGCGGCGCTCGGCGCTCTTCCTTCGCCCCGACCAGTGGGGATCGGGCCCGGTCGTGGTGGAGGGATCCGGCTTTTCCTCGGTTCGTGCCCACTTCCAGCACGAGCTGGCCCAGGCGCCCTTCCACACGGCGCCCGCGGCTTCCTGGCGGGGCCTCGTGGAGCTGGCGATCAGCTACTCCGCCCACACCTTCCGCCCCGCGCGGGAGGTGAAGCGGGAGGAGGCCGAGGCGCTGGTTTCGTGGTTCGCCTGTTTCTGGAAGCTCGATGATCTGGTGGACGCGGAGCGCGATGCCTTGTCCGCCGCCTACCTGCCCGAGCTGCGGCGAGTCCTGGCCCGGGCCTGGTGGGGTGATGAGACGCCGTTCCAGGGGCTCGAACCCCAGGACGAGGACCGGTGGGCCTTCCCCGCGCAGGCGGCGGCCCTGCTGCTGGCGCACCGGCGGCAGCTGCGCGCCCTGGGATATCCCCTGGAGAACCACCCCCGCTACCAGCGCGCCGTGTGGGACCACATCGTCAGTCAGACGGGGGACGTGCCCCGCGTGGACTCACTGGGGGAGTACTTCGGCGTGCGCCGCGTCCGGGGCGGCATGGAGTGCGTTTTCCTGATGTACCTCGCCCTCCAGGGCGTGGAGTGGCGGGACGAGTTCGAGCGCATCGTCGACGTGGCCAACGTCGTCACCTGCATGACGGATGATCTCTTCTCCGCGCCCCGGGACGCGCGCGAGGGCGTGGTGGGCGCGGTGGCCCTGTGTGGCCCCGGGCGGGCGTTCCGGGCCGTGACGGCCCTGCACCAGGAGTTGCTGGAGCGCCTGGCGCGGCTCGTGGCCTTCGACGACGGCCCGTCCACCCACCTGTTCGTGCGCACGGTGCTCGACGTGGTGCTGGGGATGCTCGATTGGCAGGGCCGCAACCCCCGCTACCGCGAGGGGGCGCGCTGGCTCGCGGAGCTGCTGCGTTCCGGGGACCCCTCGGCCATCGCCGCCGAGCACTGACGGCGCTGCTCCCGCCTCAGTGCGCCGAGCCCTGCTGCTCCCAGCCGTGCTGGGTGATGAGGCCGTGCACGTCCTTGGCCACCTCGGTGACGCTGCGCGACACCTCGTCCATCTCCCCGAGCTGCGTGAGCGTGTCCACCATGATGCCGCTCAGGTCGTTGATGG from Melittangium boletus DSM 14713 includes the following:
- a CDS encoding terpene synthase family protein, which codes for MSTCPPGITSSSSSALPDWARPREAVHRGPRSELAALLRRSALFLRPDQWGSGPVVVEGSGFSSVRAHFQHELAQAPFHTAPAASWRGLVELAISYSAHTFRPAREVKREEAEALVSWFACFWKLDDLVDAERDALSAAYLPELRRVLARAWWGDETPFQGLEPQDEDRWAFPAQAAALLLAHRRQLRALGYPLENHPRYQRAVWDHIVSQTGDVPRVDSLGEYFGVRRVRGGMECVFLMYLALQGVEWRDEFERIVDVANVVTCMTDDLFSAPRDAREGVVGAVALCGPGRAFRAVTALHQELLERLARLVAFDDGPSTHLFVRTVLDVVLGMLDWQGRNPRYREGARWLAELLRSGDPSAIAAEH